TCCTGGCCAGCGCCATCGTCACGGCCGGCACCGGCCGCGGGCTGGCCCTGGAGCTGCCGACGCAGGTTCGGGAGGAGCACGGCTACGGCCTGCAGGGCCGGGTGGACGGCCGCCTGGTCGCGCTGGGCAAGGCGTCCTGGGTGGTCGGCGACGCGGACCCGGCCTGGGTTCGTCAGCTGCGCCGCCGCGCCGACCTGGACGGTTCGCTGACCGTCTTCGTCGCGATCGACGGCCGGCCGGCCGGGGCCTTCCTGCTGCAGGACGAGGTGCGGCCGGACGCACCGCGGATGATCCGCGGGCTGCGCCGGGCCGGGATCACCCGGGTGATGCTGGTGACCGGCGACCGGGCCGACGTCGCCGAGATGATCGGGCGCATCGTCGGGGTCGACGAGGTGCTGGCCGACCGCGACCCGGCCGCCAAACTCGGCATCGTCGAACAGGAGTCGGCCGGCGGGGCGACGATCATGGTCGGTGACGGGATCAACGACGCGCCGGCGCTGGCCGCGGCCGGAGTCGGCGTCGCCCTGGCCGCCCGCGGCGCCTCGGCCTCGTCGGAGACGGCCGATGTGGTGCTGACCGTGGACCGGGTCGGCGTGCTCGCCGACGCCATCCTGATCGCCCGGCGGAGCCGGCGCATCGCCCTGCTGGCCGTGCTGGTCGGGATGGGGCTCTCGCTGGTGGCCATGGTGATCGCGGCGATCGGCCTGCTGCCGCCGGCCGCGGGCGCCATCACCCAGGAGGTGATCGACCTGCTGGCCATCGGCATCGCCCTGCTCGCGGTGCTGCCCGGTCGCCGGCACACGGTGCCGATGCCGGACGCCGACGTGGCCACCGCGGCCCGGCTGCGCACCGAGCACGACGCGGTCAAGCCGGTCGTCGAGCAGATCCGCACGGTGGCCGACGCCCTGTCCACCCAGCACCCGGACCTGGACCCGGTGCGGACCCTGGCCGGGCAGCTGGAGGACGAGGTGCTCCCGCACGAGCGGGCCGACGAGGACCTGCTGGTCCCGCTGGTCGGTCGGGCCCTGGGTCCGGATGCGACGGCGTCGCTGAGCCGCACGCACGCCGAGATCGAGCACCAGGTGTCGCGCCTGCGCCGCCTGCTGGACGGCCTGCCCGGCGGCCCGTCCGGTGACCCGACTCTGGAGGACGCCACCGCGGTACCGCCGGAGGACGTCATCGAGCTCCGGCGCCTGCTGTACGGGCTCTACGCCGTCCTGCGGTTGCACAACACCCAGGAGGAGGAGGGCGCGTTCAGCCTGGTGCCCGAGGGCGAATCGTCCTCCTCCGCGGACCGGTTCCGGCCGTTCGCCGGCACCGGGAAGGGCTGATACCGGCCCCGGGATCCGGGCTCGGGTCAGTGGCCCAGCGCGCTGACCGCGGAGCCGGTCGGGAAGGACAGCCGGCCGACCGGCACGATCCACGGCTGCCAGACCGCCAGCCGCTCGGGCAGCGGGAGGCCGGCCTCCCGGGCCCGGGCCCGGGCCTGCTGCAGCGCCTGGACCAGCCGGCGCCACTGGTCGGCGCGATCGGCGTCGAGGCCGGACTCGACCGCATTGCGCCACCTGCCGTCGCGCTCGACCGGGACGAGCCCGGCCAGGACCTCGCTCCAGCGGTCGAGCGGGTTCTTCGCGGCCATGGAATGCAGGTGCACGCTCCAGCCGGGCCGAGCATCGGAAACGCGATCACCGTGGCCAGCAGCGTCATGGCTGCGCGGTAGCCGTAGGAGCGGCCATCCGGGGAGTCCGCGTCGGACACCGGTTGCAGGCTGGTCCGCGCGTTGCCCTGGGCGGCCGCCGTCTCCAGCGCGACCAGCAGCCCGTAGCTGTTGGCGAACCGTTTGACCGCCCGCGGCGAGCCGATCAGCGGCGGGCCGAACAGGCCGATCAGCCGGAACTCGTCCGCGGTCAGGGCGAGCGGGTCGATGCGCTGGACCACGCTGAGCTGGGGCCGGCGGAACGTCTCGGCCGCCGGGTGCCACCAGGTGGGCGGCGGCGCGGGCAGGTTCGGATTGATGCCCTCGGCCGGCCCGGTCGCCCGCACCTCGAGCGAATCGGTGATACCGAGGGTGTCGGTCACGGTGGCGGTGACCGGCGCGCCCCGCACGCCGACCAGGTCGTCCATCAGCTGGCGGTAGCCGGTGGTGGTCATCGACGGCAGGGTCAGCACGATCTGGAAGATCTTCTCCAGGTACTGGGCCGGGGTGCTGGACCAGGGGTCGCGGTCCAGGTCACCGGGCTCGCCGTCGTCGGTCAGCAGGTCCCGGTAGTGCGATTCCAGCGAGCGCAGCAGCCAGCGCGGGTCCACCGCCACGACCACCACGAACAGCGGCACCGCCAGCAGCAGGTGGATCGCCTCCAGCACGCTGACCACCCGGTCGGGCGGGCACCGGTCGAGGTCGTCGATGTAGACCACGATGCGGTCGATGGCCGGCAGCTCGTCGCCGACCGCGTCGGTGTCCGGCCCGGCCGCCCCGTCGAGCTGGGCCCGCTGCAGCAGCTCGGCCATGTGCTCGAAGTCCCGGCGGATCTCGGTCATCACGCCCAGCCGTTCCCGGTAGCTGCCGTGGCCGGCCCGGTCGGTGGCGAATCCGGACAGTTGGCCGGCCGCGGTCAGGCTCTGCAACTGCCCGGTCAGCTGCTCGACCTCGGCCTGGGCGACCGCCTCGGAGGTGGCCAGCCCGGCCCCCTGCCGGTCGAGCCAGTCCTTGGCCTGGTCCCAGGTCGTCACCAGCTTCGTGCGGATCGGCTCCGAGCGGCGCCAGGCGGCCCCCAGTCCGGCGAGCAGGGTGCCGACGGCCACGACCAGGGGCACCGTGCTCGCCCATTCGACCAGGTCGGGCAGCCACAGCAGCGCGGCGACGAAGGCGACCACCCCGACGGCCGCGACCAGCCAGGCCCAGGCGGGCACCTGGCCGATCCAGGCCCGGGCCAGCAACCACTGCCGCCGAGCCCCGCCGGCCACGCCGGCGAAATCGGCGGACAGGTCGGCCGGGCCCTTGCCGAACTGAGCCTGCGCCTTGGCCCGGGTCCCGTCGGGCAGCCGGTCCCAGACCGCCGCCACGGTGGCCTGCCGGATCCGCCGGATCTCCGCCAGCCGGGCCTGCGCCGCCGCGAGCTGCACCTGCAGACCTCGGGCATCGATCAGTTCGCTGGTCAGCCGGGATCGCTGACGCTGCTCCTGCTCCGAGGTCGGATCCGCCAGCTGGCCGAACAGCTCCGCGACCAGGCTGGCCCACAGGTCGGTCTCCGCGTAGTGCCAGGCGTTGAAGCTGACCTGGCGGACCGCCCCGTGCGAGATGGGGTCGGTGCGGCCGGCCAACCGGGCCCGCTGGGCGACCTCGTCCCGGATCATGGCCAGGAACTTGCTCTTGCCCTCGCCCCATCGTCCGAAGATGCCGATCGCCAGCGGCGGCGCGGCCGAGCGGGCGGTGATGATGTCGGCCAGGGCGAGGGCCTCCCGCTGCCGATCGAGCTGGTCGCCGGCCCCGTGCGCGTCCGAGCGGTACCCGGGCACCCGCGGGACGGGCTCGCGCCGGGTGAGTTCCCACAGGCGCACGCTGCCGTCGGCCGACCACGTGGCCACGGTGGGCCGGCCGTCCACCGTGCCCCAACGGCCCCCGTGCACGCTCCCCCGATGACCGGTCACCACGGCCAGCGCGGATCCGTCCCCGGCCGGATCCCAGAGCCGAACGCTGTGGTCGTCGCCGCCGGTGGCCAGCACCGGGTGGCCGTCGACGACGCCGAACGCGCCCCACCGCACGGGGCCGGTGTGCCCGGTCAGCCGGGTCAGGCGATCGTCCTGGGGGTCCCACACCCAGACCGCGCCGTCCCCGCCGACCCCCGTGGCCAGGACGGATCGATCGCCGGCCACGGACCAGCCCGCCCAGCTGACCGCGCCGAGATGGCCGGCCAGCACGCTCATCCGGCCGCCGGAGCCGGGGTCCCACAGCCGCACGCCCTGCTCCGCGCCGCCGCCGACGGCCAGCACCGCCGTCCCGGCCAGCACGCCCCAGCATCCCCAGCCGGCCGGTCGCGACGCCCCCGGGTCCGCCGGTTCCCGGTCGGCCCGGGCCGCCGAGGTCGCCCCGGTCGCCACGGTCGCAGCCGACGCGGGGGTCGCGGGTCCCGGAGCGGCGGGATCCGCGACCGGGCCGGCGGGCGGCCCGGTGAGTTCACCCCGGCCCTGCCCGGTCATCGGGTCCCAGAGCTGCACCCCGCCGTCGGGGCGGCCGATGGCCAGCACGCTCACCCCGTCCAGCACCGACCAGGCCACCCACGCCGTTCGGGCGGCCGGCAGCTCGGCCACCTGGACGCCGGTTTCCGGCGCCCACACCCGGACGGTGGTATGCGAGCGGCCGCCGGTAGCCAGGACCGCGGCGCCGTTGAGGAAACCCGGTGCGCCCCACTCGGGCGGCTGGCGGTGACCGTGCAGCTCGGTGATGCGCTCGCCCGAGCGCGCGTCCCACAGCGCCACGGCCCCGCCGGGGCCGGCGGTGGCCAGCACGGTGGCGTCGCGGGTCACGGTCCACGGACCGGCGCCCAGGTAGGCCCCGGCCAACCGGACCGGCGGGTCCGGGGACAGGGGGTCCCACAGCCGGGTGATGTCGTCGGAGCCGTCGACGACCAGCCGGGGCCGGCCGGCGACGTCGATCCACTCGGCCTGGCGCGGCCGAACGTCACCGCCCAGGTCCAACCGCCGGCCGGACGCCCGCAGGCCCAGGTCGGCGACGACCGGTTCGACCTGCTCGACCATCCGGGCATCCTCGCACCGATCGCCCGGTTCGGACGGATGGCCGGGATCATCGGCCCGCGAGCAGGTAGGCCTGCGGCGTTGTCTCCGGCTCGATCGGGCCACGCACCTGCCGGGTCAGCACGGTGAAGCCGGCGGCCCGAAGCAGCTGCTCGATGTGGTCCGGGTCGAGCCGGTAGGCCGTCGCCGACACCCGGTGGCCGTAGGCCTGTTCGATCTCGACCGGGCCGTCGCCGACCTGGAAGGCAAACTGCAGCCGGCCACCGGGCCGCAGGACCCGGCCGAATTCGGCGAAGGCAGCCGGCCGCTCGCCCGGCGGCAGGTGGATGATCGAGTACCAGGCGACCAGCCCGGCCACCGAGGCGTCGGGCAGGTCCAGTTCGGTCAGGCAGCCGACCTGGAAGTCCAGGTGCGGGTACCGCCGGCGGGCCTCGGCGACCATGGCCGGCGACAGGTCGATGCCCCGCACCGGCAGCCCGAGCTCGTGCAGGTGGATGGTGATCCGCCCGGGTCCGCAGCCGACGTCCACCACCTGACCACTGACCTGAGCCTGCCCGTCGGAGCGGACCGCCGCGGCGAAGTCGGCGAGCACGGCCTGGTCGGCCGGGCTGTCGGCCATCAATCCCTCGAGCGTCCGCGCGTAGTCGACGGCGACGGTGTCGTAGGCGGTCCGGGTGCGTTCCAGGTGGGCGAGCATGGCGGTGACGCTAGCCACCCCGTCCGACAGTGCCCGCCTCAGCGATCGTCGGCCGGCGCCGGCCGCGGCCGGTTGCGCCCGCCGGCCCGGAACAGGTTGCTCTCCAACGGATGTCCGACCAGCTCCCGGGCCACCGCGGCGGCGGCCAGCACCGCGTCCAGGTCCACCCCGGTGCTGATGCCCGCGTCGTCGAGCAGGTACACCAGCTCTTCGGTGGCGATGTTGCCGCTGGCCCCGGGCGCGAACGGGCAGCCGCCCAGCCCGCCGACCGAGGCGTCGAGCTGCCTGATCCCGGCCTGCACCGCGGCGAACGCGCTGGCGATGCCGGTGCCCCGGGTGTTGTGGAAATGGGCGCCCAGCGCCACCGGGTCGGCGCCCCCGTCACCCGGGCCACCGATGGCCGCCCGGACGGCGTCGAGCAACCGCCGCACCCGCGCCGGAGTGGCGGTGCCGATGGTGTCGCCGAAGCACAGCTGGTCGGCGCCCAGCTCCAGGGCCCGCGCGGCGATGCCCGCGGTGCGCTGCGGGTCGGTCGGCCCGTCGAACGGGCAGTCCCAGGCGGTCGCGATGATCACCTCCAGCCGGCCCCCGGCGTCGTGCACGATCCGGGCCACCTCGGCGACCGCGTCCACCGCGTCCTGTGTGGAGCGCCGGGCGTTGGCCCAACTGTGCCCGTCGGCCGCGGACACCACGTACTCGATCGTGCGCAGCCCGCTGCCGATCGCCCGCGTCGCCCCGTTCGGGGAGGCGACCAGGCCGGACCAGTCGACGCCGGGGACGGTGCCGACGTACTCGGCGATCCGCTCGGCGTCGGCCATGGCCGGGACGGCCCGCGGTGAGACGAAGGCGGTCGCCTCGATCCGCCGTACCCCGGTGGCGACCAGCGCCTGCAGCAGCCGGATCTTGCCCGCGGTGCTGATCGGGGCCTCGATCTGCAGGCCGTCGCGCGGTCCGACCTCGCGGATGTCGACGTGGCTGGGCAGCTGGGTCACGATCTCCTCCTCAGGGGGCCAGTGTGCCTGCACTGTCCGCCGGACCGCCCGGCCCGCCCAGGGCCGGTGGGGATAACGCGGGGGCCGGCGCCTCCTCCGGCCAGGACTCCGGCTGGGAATCCGGTGGGGAATCCGGCTGGTTGACGGGAGCCGGGCGCGCGCCGCTGCGTTCGGCGCCGATGCCCGCGATCACCACGCAGAGAAGCCCGAGGACCGGCCACGCGCCGGGCACCTGGTGCAGCACGACGAGCCCGATGATCAGCGCGATCGCCGGCTCCAGGCTCATCAGCGTGCCGAAAGCGGCCGCCGACAACCGGCGCAGGGCCAGCATCTCCAGCGCGAACGGAACGACCGGAACCAGCAGGGCCAGCCCGAGCCCGACCAGGACCAGCTCCCAGGTCAACGCGCCGATGGCGGCCGGCCCGGCGATCGCGGTCGCGGTCAACGCGGCCACCGGCATCGACACGGCCAGGCCCCGGATGCCGGACAGCTCATCACCGACCTGCTGGGTGAGCAGGATGTAGGCAGCCCAGCACCCGGCCGCCCCCAGCGCGTAGGCCACCCCCACCGGATCGACCGTGCCGTGCCAGGGTTCGGTCAGCAGCAGCACCCCGACGGCCGCCGGCAGCACCCACAGCCGGGCCAGCCCGCGCCCCCGCCAGGCGGCCACCGACAGCGGTCCGAGGAACTCCAGCGCACTGGCGGTGCCGAGCGGGAGCCGGGCCGCGGCGGCCATGAACAGCATGGTCAGCCCGGCGGTGACGATCCCCAACGCGATGCCGGCGACCAGGCTCGACCGGGTGAACCAGCTCCGGCGCGGCCGCACGATGACCAGCAGCAGCACCCCGG
This genomic window from Nakamurella multipartita DSM 44233 contains:
- a CDS encoding heavy metal translocating P-type ATPase, which translates into the protein MNWWRRNHEQALFVAATALLAAGGAAALAGADAAARALWVAGTLLGLVAAVAQLVVAIRGGRLSVDVIAVLALAGALAVGEPFAGAMISVMLASGQLLEARAAARARRELSLLIERAPRTARRDVGGQIDQIPVDEVAVGDRLLVGTGEIVAVDGRLLSAGVFDESALTGEPLPVHRAAGEDIRSGVVNVGAPADVLTTETAAHSTYAGVVRLVEQAKASSAPFVRVADRFAILFVPLTLLLAGAAWLVSGDPVLAVAVLVVATPCPLLLAAPIAFMSGLSRAARLGVIIKGGGALERLAKGTVLLFDKTGTLTRGRPQVTDLVLAGPEWDADEVLRLAASLDQVSPHVLASAIVTAGTGRGLALELPTQVREEHGYGLQGRVDGRLVALGKASWVVGDADPAWVRQLRRRADLDGSLTVFVAIDGRPAGAFLLQDEVRPDAPRMIRGLRRAGITRVMLVTGDRADVAEMIGRIVGVDEVLADRDPAAKLGIVEQESAGGATIMVGDGINDAPALAAAGVGVALAARGASASSETADVVLTVDRVGVLADAILIARRSRRIALLAVLVGMGLSLVAMVIAAIGLLPPAAGAITQEVIDLLAIGIALLAVLPGRRHTVPMPDADVATAARLRTEHDAVKPVVEQIRTVADALSTQHPDLDPVRTLAGQLEDEVLPHERADEDLLVPLVGRALGPDATASLSRTHAEIEHQVSRLRRLLDGLPGGPSGDPTLEDATAVPPEDVIELRRLLYGLYAVLRLHNTQEEEGAFSLVPEGESSSSADRFRPFAGTGKG
- a CDS encoding P-loop NTPase fold protein — translated: MVEQVEPVVADLGLRASGRRLDLGGDVRPRQAEWIDVAGRPRLVVDGSDDITRLWDPLSPDPPVRLAGAYLGAGPWTVTRDATVLATAGPGGAVALWDARSGERITELHGHRQPPEWGAPGFLNGAAVLATGGRSHTTVRVWAPETGVQVAELPAARTAWVAWSVLDGVSVLAIGRPDGGVQLWDPMTGQGRGELTGPPAGPVADPAAPGPATPASAATVATGATSAARADREPADPGASRPAGWGCWGVLAGTAVLAVGGGAEQGVRLWDPGSGGRMSVLAGHLGAVSWAGWSVAGDRSVLATGVGGDGAVWVWDPQDDRLTRLTGHTGPVRWGAFGVVDGHPVLATGGDDHSVRLWDPAGDGSALAVVTGHRGSVHGGRWGTVDGRPTVATWSADGSVRLWELTRREPVPRVPGYRSDAHGAGDQLDRQREALALADIITARSAAPPLAIGIFGRWGEGKSKFLAMIRDEVAQRARLAGRTDPISHGAVRQVSFNAWHYAETDLWASLVAELFGQLADPTSEQEQRQRSRLTSELIDARGLQVQLAAAQARLAEIRRIRQATVAAVWDRLPDGTRAKAQAQFGKGPADLSADFAGVAGGARRQWLLARAWIGQVPAWAWLVAAVGVVAFVAALLWLPDLVEWASTVPLVVAVGTLLAGLGAAWRRSEPIRTKLVTTWDQAKDWLDRQGAGLATSEAVAQAEVEQLTGQLQSLTAAGQLSGFATDRAGHGSYRERLGVMTEIRRDFEHMAELLQRAQLDGAAGPDTDAVGDELPAIDRIVVYIDDLDRCPPDRVVSVLEAIHLLLAVPLFVVVVAVDPRWLLRSLESHYRDLLTDDGEPGDLDRDPWSSTPAQYLEKIFQIVLTLPSMTTTGYRQLMDDLVGVRGAPVTATVTDTLGITDSLEVRATGPAEGINPNLPAPPPTWWHPAAETFRRPQLSVVQRIDPLALTADEFRLIGLFGPPLIGSPRAVKRFANSYGLLVALETAAAQGNARTSLQPVSDADSPDGRSYGYRAAMTLLATVIAFPMLGPAGACTCIPWPRRTRSTAGARSWPGSSRSSATAGGAMRSSPASTPIAPTSGAGWSRRCSRPGPGPGRPASRCPSGWRSGSRGSCRSAGCPSRPAPRSARWATDPSPDPGAGISPSRCRRTAGTGPRRRTIRPRAPG
- a CDS encoding class I SAM-dependent DNA methyltransferase, which encodes MLAHLERTRTAYDTVAVDYARTLEGLMADSPADQAVLADFAAAVRSDGQAQVSGQVVDVGCGPGRITIHLHELGLPVRGIDLSPAMVAEARRRYPHLDFQVGCLTELDLPDASVAGLVAWYSIIHLPPGERPAAFAEFGRVLRPGGRLQFAFQVGDGPVEIEQAYGHRVSATAYRLDPDHIEQLLRAAGFTVLTRQVRGPIEPETTPQAYLLAGR
- a CDS encoding hydroxymethylglutaryl-CoA lyase, encoding MTQLPSHVDIREVGPRDGLQIEAPISTAGKIRLLQALVATGVRRIEATAFVSPRAVPAMADAERIAEYVGTVPGVDWSGLVASPNGATRAIGSGLRTIEYVVSAADGHSWANARRSTQDAVDAVAEVARIVHDAGGRLEVIIATAWDCPFDGPTDPQRTAGIAARALELGADQLCFGDTIGTATPARVRRLLDAVRAAIGGPGDGGADPVALGAHFHNTRGTGIASAFAAVQAGIRQLDASVGGLGGCPFAPGASGNIATEELVYLLDDAGISTGVDLDAVLAAAAVARELVGHPLESNLFRAGGRNRPRPAPADDR
- a CDS encoding EamA family transporter translates to MVDMRTSTRTGAGMAVAAMLFVQLGLAASIGLFDRLGPEGAAWLRLAWAGVLLLVIVRPRRSWFTRSSLVAGIALGIVTAGLTMLFMAAAARLPLGTASALEFLGPLSVAAWRGRGLARLWVLPAAVGVLLLTEPWHGTVDPVGVAYALGAAGCWAAYILLTQQVGDELSGIRGLAVSMPVAALTATAIAGPAAIGALTWELVLVGLGLALLVPVVPFALEMLALRRLSAAAFGTLMSLEPAIALIIGLVVLHQVPGAWPVLGLLCVVIAGIGAERSGARPAPVNQPDSPPDSQPESWPEEAPAPALSPPALGGPGGPADSAGTLAP